In Psychrobacter immobilis, a single genomic region encodes these proteins:
- the infB gene encoding translation initiation factor IF-2, translating to MADKTVKELADMVGKTASAVQQQLVDAGLPARAEGDLVTELEQEKLVTYLKQSHGQQEKRRISLKSKTTSTARVTGSSGKSKSVNVEVRKKKVFEKPDPEKMAEELAAREQAMIESQERAAKDAEERAATKKKSEERQAATLAAMRASLGSSKKSDDKNDDISTSVVVKKGGKTTVEVKPKDQPKKKVAATKPKVETAVERKAREMREKEEARLREIETETRRAQAEEAQKRTLEQMRKMAGKYTDQPASEVRKDEPLAEGLVGDALEESFEKERREIKRGTSSTSARGRGRRKNQDEREIKNRKNGLRSTQASQHKFEKPVEKIVYDVEISEQITVADLAQRMAVKAREVTKLLMKMGEMARESDTIDQATASLLVEEMGHNPVLVSDTKVEDDLQDAVDERSSNVQTRPPVVTIMGHVDHGKTSLLDKIRETKVATGEAGGITQHIGAYHVKTDRGVITFLDTPGHAAFSAMRSRGAQATDIVVLVVAADDGMMPQTAEAIDHARAAGTPIIVAINKMDKPSADPDRVLNELTAKEVVSEEWGGDTPMARISAKTGDGIDELLELISLQAELMELEAPLDGAAQGVVIESRLEKGRGPVVSVLVKKGTLKQGDLVLAGEHYGKVRAMTDEHGKRIQSAGPSIPVEILGLPETPAAGSEFLVLTDEKKAREVAEFRSNRERERQLERQNAMRLESMFDQMEQGDVSFLNIVLKTDVRGSLEALLSALNELSTDEVKVRVISSGVGPISESDVTLAESSEAVLLGFNVRADATARRKADAANMDIRYYSVIYGLIDDVKAAMSGMLAPEHREKILGVADVREVFRSSKFGAAAGCMVVEGTIYRNKPIRVLRDDQVIFTGQLQSLRRYKEDVNEVRTGMECGMAVRGYDVEAGDKIEVFEIQEFARTI from the coding sequence ATGGCAGATAAGACCGTCAAAGAACTGGCAGATATGGTAGGCAAAACCGCAAGTGCTGTACAACAGCAATTGGTAGATGCTGGACTGCCTGCTCGTGCAGAAGGTGACCTAGTCACTGAGCTTGAGCAAGAGAAGTTGGTGACGTATTTAAAGCAAAGTCATGGTCAGCAAGAAAAGCGTCGTATTAGTCTTAAATCTAAGACAACTAGTACTGCGCGCGTGACCGGCTCTTCAGGTAAATCTAAGAGCGTCAATGTGGAAGTGCGTAAAAAGAAAGTATTTGAAAAGCCTGATCCAGAAAAAATGGCTGAAGAGTTGGCTGCGCGTGAGCAAGCGATGATTGAGTCGCAAGAACGTGCTGCTAAAGATGCTGAAGAGCGTGCTGCTACCAAGAAAAAATCTGAAGAACGTCAAGCTGCAACCTTGGCTGCAATGCGTGCAAGCTTAGGCTCTAGCAAAAAGTCAGATGATAAAAACGACGATATCTCAACCTCAGTGGTTGTGAAAAAAGGTGGCAAAACCACTGTCGAAGTAAAACCTAAAGACCAACCGAAGAAAAAAGTTGCAGCGACGAAACCGAAAGTTGAAACGGCAGTTGAGCGTAAAGCGCGCGAAATGCGTGAGAAAGAAGAAGCTCGTTTACGTGAAATCGAAACAGAAACACGCCGCGCTCAAGCTGAAGAAGCACAGAAACGTACGCTTGAACAAATGCGTAAAATGGCTGGAAAATATACAGATCAGCCTGCTTCTGAAGTTCGTAAAGACGAGCCACTAGCTGAAGGTTTGGTTGGTGATGCCTTAGAAGAATCGTTTGAAAAAGAACGTCGTGAAATCAAGCGTGGCACCAGTAGTACTAGTGCTCGTGGCCGTGGTCGTCGTAAGAATCAAGATGAGCGTGAAATCAAAAACCGTAAAAACGGTTTGCGTTCAACGCAAGCATCACAGCATAAGTTCGAAAAACCTGTTGAAAAAATTGTTTACGATGTTGAGATTAGTGAACAAATTACAGTCGCAGATCTTGCTCAACGTATGGCAGTTAAAGCGCGCGAAGTCACCAAATTGCTTATGAAAATGGGTGAGATGGCTCGTGAGTCAGATACGATTGATCAAGCGACAGCAAGTTTGCTCGTTGAAGAGATGGGTCACAATCCAGTACTAGTTAGTGATACTAAGGTTGAAGACGATCTACAAGACGCCGTTGATGAGCGTAGCAGTAACGTTCAAACTCGTCCGCCAGTAGTCACGATCATGGGTCACGTCGATCACGGTAAGACATCATTACTTGATAAAATTCGTGAAACAAAAGTGGCAACTGGTGAAGCAGGTGGTATTACTCAGCATATCGGTGCTTATCACGTTAAGACCGATCGTGGTGTGATTACCTTCCTTGATACTCCAGGTCACGCGGCCTTTAGTGCTATGCGTTCACGCGGTGCACAGGCGACTGATATTGTTGTGTTAGTTGTTGCCGCTGATGATGGTATGATGCCGCAAACAGCAGAAGCTATTGATCATGCTCGTGCTGCTGGTACGCCAATTATCGTTGCAATCAATAAAATGGATAAGCCAAGCGCTGATCCAGATCGCGTCCTTAATGAATTGACTGCTAAAGAAGTCGTTTCAGAAGAGTGGGGCGGCGATACCCCAATGGCTCGCATCTCAGCCAAAACCGGCGATGGTATTGATGAGCTGTTAGAACTTATTAGCCTACAAGCTGAACTAATGGAGCTAGAAGCACCGTTAGATGGCGCTGCTCAAGGTGTGGTCATTGAATCAAGACTTGAAAAAGGGCGCGGTCCGGTTGTTAGTGTCTTAGTCAAAAAAGGCACATTGAAGCAAGGTGACTTGGTCTTGGCTGGCGAGCATTATGGTAAAGTTCGTGCGATGACTGATGAACATGGTAAGCGTATTCAATCAGCAGGTCCTTCTATCCCTGTAGAAATTTTAGGCCTACCTGAAACGCCAGCAGCTGGCAGCGAGTTCTTAGTCTTAACCGACGAGAAAAAAGCTCGCGAAGTGGCAGAGTTTAGAAGTAACCGTGAGCGTGAGCGTCAACTTGAACGTCAGAATGCCATGCGTTTAGAAAGCATGTTTGATCAGATGGAACAAGGCGATGTGTCATTCTTGAATATCGTATTGAAAACCGATGTTCGTGGTTCGCTTGAAGCACTGCTTTCTGCATTGAATGAGCTATCAACTGATGAAGTTAAAGTCAGAGTAATCAGCTCAGGCGTCGGTCCTATCTCTGAATCTGATGTGACACTTGCAGAATCTAGCGAAGCGGTATTGTTAGGTTTCAATGTTCGTGCTGATGCGACCGCACGTCGCAAAGCGGATGCCGCCAACATGGATATCCGTTATTACAGCGTTATCTATGGTTTGATTGATGATGTGAAAGCAGCTATGAGTGGTATGCTTGCGCCAGAACATCGTGAGAAAATCCTTGGTGTTGCAGACGTTCGTGAAGTATTCCGTTCTAGTAAGTTCGGTGCTGCTGCTGGTTGTATGGTGGTTGAAGGTACAATTTATCGCAACAAACCGATCCGCGTATTGCGTGATGACCAAGTTATCTTTACCGGTCAATTGCAATCATTGCGTCGCTATAAAGAAGACGTTAATGAAGTACGTACTGGCATGGAATGCGGTATGGCTGTTCGTGGCTATGATGTCGAAGCTGGCGATAAGATCGAAGTCTTTGAAATCCAAGAGTTTGCACGTACTATCTAA